The following proteins are encoded in a genomic region of Gimesia algae:
- the purH gene encoding bifunctional phosphoribosylaminoimidazolecarboxamide formyltransferase/IMP cyclohydrolase: MSNSHPRRALVSVSDKTGLDGFVKGLAELGFEFISTGGTRRYLQEQGVNVIDISEYTGFPEIMDGRVKTLHPKVHGAILGRPDLAGDAAAIEEFEIVPFELVVCNLYPFEETIAKQNVSLSEAIEQIDIGGPSMVRSAAKNHAYVGIVTSQTQYSRVLDALQSGPLTPEFRLELSAAAFEMTACYDRAVSNYMSSVVPDSESTRFSQQISINLVRRDQLRYGENPHQSAAFYVEKQPRAASVAQAEQLNGKELSYNNYLDLDAALQIAGDFDKPAAVVIKHTNPCGCATADSLVEAFDKAYAGDPVSAFGSIISFNRPLDKATAEKLCEPNRFIEAIIAPDYDPEAFELLITKPKWKKNVRLMKCPMMDAPVVASLDYRRVSGGLLVQEKDELRDDPNDWKVVTSREPDSREMNDLAFGWIVCKHVKSNAIVLAKDEMLLGAGAGQMSRLDSSYIAAYKAGERSQGAVVASDAFFPFRDGVDEAAKAGVTAIIQPGGSVRDEEVITACNEHGIAMIFTGRRHFKH, translated from the coding sequence ATGAGTAATTCACATCCACGTCGTGCATTAGTAAGTGTCAGTGATAAAACGGGTCTTGATGGATTCGTAAAAGGTCTGGCTGAACTGGGCTTTGAATTTATCTCGACAGGTGGAACCCGTCGTTATCTGCAAGAACAGGGTGTGAATGTAATCGATATTTCAGAGTATACAGGCTTTCCTGAAATTATGGATGGTCGCGTAAAAACTCTGCACCCTAAAGTTCACGGCGCAATTCTGGGCCGTCCTGATCTGGCTGGTGATGCCGCTGCAATAGAGGAATTTGAGATTGTGCCTTTCGAACTGGTTGTCTGCAATCTTTACCCGTTCGAAGAAACGATTGCCAAGCAGAATGTTTCTCTTTCAGAAGCAATCGAACAGATCGATATTGGTGGTCCCAGTATGGTGAGATCAGCCGCTAAAAACCACGCCTATGTCGGAATTGTAACCTCGCAGACACAGTACAGTCGTGTGCTTGATGCATTACAGTCAGGGCCACTGACTCCGGAATTCCGTCTTGAACTTTCTGCTGCAGCCTTTGAAATGACCGCCTGTTACGATCGTGCCGTTTCAAACTACATGTCGTCAGTTGTGCCGGACAGTGAATCGACTCGATTTTCACAGCAGATCAGTATCAATTTAGTAAGGAGAGATCAGTTACGCTATGGCGAAAATCCCCATCAAAGCGCAGCTTTCTATGTAGAAAAACAACCACGGGCAGCAAGTGTGGCACAGGCAGAACAGTTAAATGGCAAGGAACTTTCCTACAATAACTATCTTGATCTGGATGCGGCACTGCAGATTGCCGGTGATTTTGATAAGCCGGCTGCAGTCGTGATTAAGCATACGAATCCTTGCGGATGTGCTACTGCTGATTCACTGGTGGAAGCGTTTGATAAAGCCTATGCAGGAGATCCTGTCAGTGCATTTGGATCAATTATCAGTTTCAATCGTCCTCTTGATAAAGCAACCGCAGAAAAATTATGTGAGCCCAACCGCTTTATCGAAGCGATTATTGCCCCCGATTATGATCCGGAAGCTTTTGAGCTGCTGATCACAAAACCCAAGTGGAAAAAAAATGTCAGACTCATGAAGTGTCCCATGATGGATGCACCTGTTGTAGCCAGCCTCGATTATCGCAGAGTCTCTGGAGGTTTACTCGTGCAGGAAAAAGACGAATTACGAGATGACCCTAATGATTGGAAAGTGGTAACCAGCCGCGAACCTGATTCCAGGGAAATGAATGATCTGGCTTTTGGCTGGATTGTCTGTAAGCATGTGAAATCGAATGCTATTGTGCTGGCAAAGGATGAAATGCTTCTGGGGGCAGGAGCAGGTCAAATGAGCCGCCTGGATTCTTCCTATATCGCCGCATATAAAGCGGGCGAGCGTAGTCAGGGGGCGGTCGTAGCGTCTGATGCATTTTTCCCTTTTCGTGATGGAGTCGATGAAGCTGCCAAAGCCGGGGTGACTGCCATTATTCAACCCGGGGGATCGGTTCGTGACGAGGAAGTAATTACAGCCTGCAACGAGCATGGGATTGCCATGATCTTCACTGGACGACGTCATTTCAAGCACTAA
- a CDS encoding outer membrane protein assembly factor BamB family protein → MAQRLNESSVGITIPTQRQLGQYDLERVWWGQAVVDPHRDRIVHLSIDEINLYALSTAGIITAFSNETGKKLWATQLGRGNNIGYSPVSNSKYVFITVGTKLYSIDRLNGEIDWELQLPGSASTSPTVDEDAIYVGTLSGRVYAWDLKKLNELSNESKLPAWRESAIRWTYQTGDTINTPAIVTNRTLIFASQDGSLYSVTLQDRQLAFQFETDAPISASLAEDDKSIFLASEDQNLYCLNKLNGIVRWRIRTSFPLLFPVSVLENEVYLSSKKKGLFQLSAQSGQEQWWQPLGSRFISLSPTRVYSTDELGNLLVLSRTDGAVLAAVPLRKYQVKLMNEQTDRIFCASESGIILCLKQKDLPFPIRFKNQDKYPILPEIAPEPTVKDVQSETPADGENTDN, encoded by the coding sequence ATGGCTCAACGCTTGAATGAGTCCTCGGTTGGTATCACGATTCCGACACAACGGCAGTTGGGACAGTATGATCTCGAACGCGTCTGGTGGGGACAGGCTGTCGTGGATCCGCATCGGGATCGGATTGTGCATTTATCGATTGACGAAATCAATTTGTATGCACTATCCACCGCAGGCATCATCACCGCGTTTAGCAATGAAACCGGCAAAAAATTGTGGGCAACTCAACTGGGACGGGGTAATAATATCGGTTATTCTCCTGTATCCAATTCAAAATATGTCTTCATCACAGTAGGGACTAAATTATATTCCATTGACAGGTTAAATGGTGAAATCGATTGGGAACTTCAGCTACCAGGCTCTGCTTCAACCAGCCCCACTGTCGACGAAGATGCTATCTATGTGGGCACATTGAGTGGTCGGGTTTATGCGTGGGATCTGAAAAAACTGAACGAATTAAGTAATGAGTCAAAACTCCCGGCATGGCGTGAAAGTGCAATCCGTTGGACGTATCAGACGGGTGATACCATTAACACGCCCGCGATCGTCACAAACCGGACTTTGATTTTCGCCAGCCAGGATGGTTCACTTTATTCAGTGACACTCCAGGATCGACAACTTGCTTTTCAGTTTGAAACTGATGCACCCATTTCAGCCAGTCTTGCTGAAGATGATAAGAGCATCTTTCTCGCTTCAGAGGATCAGAATCTGTATTGTCTGAATAAATTGAATGGCATTGTCCGTTGGAGAATCCGAACCTCGTTTCCGTTACTCTTTCCAGTTTCTGTTCTGGAAAATGAAGTCTATCTCTCTTCAAAGAAAAAAGGCCTATTTCAACTTTCAGCTCAATCGGGACAGGAGCAGTGGTGGCAACCGTTGGGTTCACGGTTTATTTCACTGTCACCAACTCGTGTCTATTCTACAGATGAGCTTGGGAATTTGCTGGTTCTCTCACGCACAGATGGCGCGGTTCTTGCTGCTGTTCCCCTTCGAAAATACCAGGTTAAGCTGATGAACGAACAGACGGATCGAATATTTTGCGCTTCAGAATCAGGGATTATTTTGTGTCTGAAACAGAAGGATCTGCCATTTCCGATCCGCTTCAAAAATCAGGATAAGTATCCGATTCTTCCCGAGATTGCGCCGGAACCGACAGTAAAAGATGTTCAGTCAGAAACCCCTGCCGACGGTGAAAACACCGATAACTAA
- a CDS encoding HEAT repeat domain-containing protein codes for MYPEHIFPNSRLALSVPLLLTLFLGLQVPGQCDLIKLKQGGEIRGKLQRLTPESGEIRIIETLTGGRIAITSQQIEFITNRPLSVEEYESRSKLIADTVEAHLELANWCSENHLTSQRHAELEKVLLLEPDHAKARAALGYTQRDGEWMTRDELMRKNGYIKYKGRYVSTAELELLEKNEADLAEERKWAKKVKLWLTLMNSNNAQLQQEGLKNIQAIKDPFAVSALSRQMGKHENYLVRSLLVITLSQITGDKPLRPLAELALTDPVQAIRESALQALSRRDVSQAIVYFIEALKNRSNLIVQRAGEGLGVIGDESVVPELISALITSHTYRIRVPDTTSTYSFGTNGTFGNTGVVLPPEIEAGLLAGRYPNGVIVLPSQQPRVPMRTVSVRHSHQNEAVLSALQEITQQNFGYNQRLWQLWWSSTQNKTGIVPVVQ; via the coding sequence ATGTATCCAGAGCATATTTTCCCAAATTCAAGGCTCGCTCTTTCTGTTCCCCTTCTATTGACGTTATTTCTGGGACTGCAGGTCCCGGGGCAATGTGATCTGATCAAACTTAAACAGGGAGGAGAAATTCGAGGCAAACTGCAGAGGTTGACTCCGGAATCCGGAGAGATTCGTATCATAGAAACGCTGACTGGTGGCAGGATCGCCATTACCTCGCAACAGATTGAATTTATCACGAACCGTCCATTGTCAGTCGAAGAATATGAATCTCGCTCCAAATTAATCGCTGATACAGTGGAAGCGCATCTGGAACTGGCAAACTGGTGCTCCGAAAATCACCTCACCTCTCAACGACATGCAGAACTGGAAAAAGTTCTCTTACTGGAACCGGATCATGCAAAAGCCCGAGCGGCACTGGGGTATACCCAACGGGACGGGGAATGGATGACCCGAGATGAATTGATGCGAAAAAATGGCTACATCAAATACAAAGGAAGATATGTCTCTACCGCGGAACTGGAATTACTGGAAAAAAATGAAGCCGATCTGGCAGAAGAACGAAAATGGGCTAAAAAAGTCAAGCTTTGGCTGACTTTGATGAACAGTAACAATGCTCAACTTCAGCAGGAGGGGCTGAAAAATATTCAGGCAATAAAAGACCCGTTCGCAGTATCCGCCTTATCGCGACAGATGGGCAAACATGAAAACTATCTTGTACGATCACTTCTTGTTATCACACTGTCACAGATAACTGGTGACAAGCCTCTCAGACCACTGGCGGAGCTCGCTTTGACGGACCCCGTGCAGGCGATTAGAGAGTCAGCCCTGCAGGCACTTTCCAGGCGGGATGTATCACAAGCAATCGTCTATTTTATTGAAGCCTTGAAAAACAGATCAAATCTGATCGTTCAGAGGGCTGGAGAGGGACTGGGAGTCATAGGAGACGAATCTGTTGTCCCAGAACTGATCTCCGCTCTGATTACCAGCCATACCTATCGTATCAGGGTTCCCGATACAACATCGACATACAGTTTCGGCACGAACGGAACGTTTGGTAATACGGGAGTTGTCTTGCCCCCTGAAATTGAAGCGGGACTACTAGCAGGTCGGTACCCCAATGGAGTCATTGTACTTCCATCACAACAGCCCCGGGTCCCCATGCGAACTGTCTCAGTCAGACATAGCCATCAAAATGAAGCCGTGCTGTCAGCCCTGCAGGAGATCACTCAGCAGAATTTTGGATACAATCAACGACTCTGGCAACTCTGGTGGTCTTCAACTCAAAATAAAACAGGAATTGTACCTGTGGTTCAATAA
- a CDS encoding tetratricopeptide repeat-containing sulfotransferase family protein: protein MSNIIAEAVKLLQANQAIKAEALLRPYYPANVNNSQFLHLYALANSHTGEHSLGIDLLNKAISLNPDIAEYHHNIAAIYRLVGDFDLSEQRYLTALKLKPDYAEAYFNYSATRKFKADEPILTELEQQSVRTDLSDQDRCFLGFAAGKIFNDVKEYDKAFAYYKMGNQYKGASFEIDRFRKDIDRIITVFTAERIRELAAFGHQSRIPVFIVGMPRTGSTLVEQILSSHPEIYGAGELPDISSISGTMPQHATQKMEYPECITRLPEKVFTGFADAYLRRLRSFDQTATLIVDKMPGNFLYLGLLAIMFPQAKVIHCRRHPLDTCLSCYFQRFRRGHEYSFDLSHLGLYFREYERLMQHWLEVLPTTPFDLQYSDLVNHQEDVSRKLVEWTGMPWDDNCLSFHDNSRPVTTASNWQVRRPMNKSGLDRWKNYNQNLAPLREALAGTALSLN, encoded by the coding sequence ATGAGCAATATCATAGCCGAAGCAGTGAAATTATTGCAGGCAAATCAGGCAATTAAGGCAGAGGCGCTGCTGCGACCTTATTATCCGGCCAACGTCAATAATTCCCAGTTTCTCCATCTGTATGCTTTGGCGAATTCTCATACTGGTGAACACTCACTTGGAATCGATCTTCTCAATAAAGCGATTTCTCTCAATCCAGATATCGCTGAGTACCATCATAATATTGCTGCCATTTATCGTCTGGTGGGAGATTTCGATCTTTCAGAACAACGTTATCTGACCGCTCTGAAACTAAAGCCCGATTACGCAGAAGCATACTTTAACTATTCCGCGACCAGAAAATTTAAAGCGGATGAACCAATTCTAACTGAGCTTGAACAACAGTCGGTCAGGACCGACTTGTCTGACCAGGATCGCTGTTTCCTGGGGTTTGCAGCCGGTAAAATCTTCAATGATGTGAAAGAATATGACAAAGCGTTTGCATATTACAAGATGGGGAATCAATACAAAGGTGCTTCGTTTGAGATCGACCGCTTTCGCAAAGACATAGATCGGATTATCACAGTATTTACAGCCGAACGTATTCGAGAATTGGCTGCCTTCGGTCATCAGAGCAGGATTCCTGTGTTTATCGTCGGTATGCCCCGCACAGGATCGACTCTGGTAGAACAAATCCTGTCGAGTCATCCTGAAATTTACGGTGCTGGTGAACTTCCCGATATTTCCAGTATCAGTGGAACGATGCCGCAGCATGCCACTCAAAAGATGGAATATCCGGAATGCATAACCCGTCTGCCCGAAAAAGTCTTTACCGGGTTTGCAGATGCTTATCTGCGTCGCCTGCGATCTTTCGATCAGACAGCTACGCTTATTGTTGATAAAATGCCTGGAAACTTTCTATACCTGGGTCTGCTGGCAATCATGTTTCCTCAGGCAAAAGTGATTCACTGTCGCAGGCATCCGCTTGATACCTGTCTCTCCTGTTATTTTCAACGATTTCGTCGTGGTCACGAGTACTCATTTGATTTATCTCATTTGGGGCTCTACTTTCGGGAGTACGAGCGGCTGATGCAGCACTGGCTGGAAGTATTGCCAACAACTCCTTTTGATCTACAGTACTCTGATCTGGTGAATCACCAGGAAGATGTCTCCCGGAAACTTGTTGAATGGACGGGGATGCCCTGGGACGATAACTGCCTGTCGTTTCATGACAACTCTCGGCCTGTTACCACGGCGAGTAACTGGCAGGTCCGCAGGCCGATGAATAAATCTGGCCTTGATCGCTGGAAAAATTATAATCAGAATCTTGCCCCGCTCCGGGAAGCTTTGGCAGGTACTGCTCTAAGTCTGAATTGA
- a CDS encoding HlyD family efflux transporter periplasmic adaptor subunit, protein MSTLSESMTSSTERPIPLSVRDDLISKWIHYKGLGYWVIKDPVSLKYTRLHPEQFYILNLLNGSRCPEEIRDEVHRQYPTLLLTISEIQQLISDLYRKGLLTSGRPGQGVTLIKQSREEHKKKLTTTFKNLLYLRLPGWDPETTLQKLYPYVKWMWQPGATFMFALLIVSSWVLIGTQFEAFRSRLPEFQQFFGWPNLIYMWFVLGAAKIIHEFGHGLSCKHYGGECHGMGIMFLVFSPCLYCDVSDSWMLRNKWQRIIIGGAGMYIEVIMSAIAVWIWWFTKPGLLNHLALNLFFVSTVTTVIFNANPLMRFDGYYMMSDLLEIPNLRQKADKHLRDTFAWYCLGIESQRDPFMPETGKFWFIFYALSAVIYRWFIMFGITLFLYTVLKPYDLQSIGITLAVVSIASFIGGIVFNIYKIIAAPRAEPMNYFKVSATLTVTAAVILGILLIPVPMHFEAPFIIEGYGVKHVYTTGSGRLDKVYVEPGQHVVKGQKLANIVNIEKMDELRQLSIDRDIQIDEIAKYRALDDLAGLRVSEEKWSNIQERIEELKEQLKNLEVVAPVSGVVVAPASQPEPKLSDSKKQLSRWFGTPLDPKNANCYLDERTHMLSIAPESRFQAVLFIDQEYRNDFNQDQEVELKLEHLPEKTYTSKIERVAHGHLDYVPPTLSNKMGGELPTVTDKDGREKLTSTAYQAIVPLNEDVVFFRSNMRGKARFLVSELTTGQWLWRYFRKTFHFRL, encoded by the coding sequence ATGAGCACATTAAGTGAATCCATGACATCCTCAACGGAACGACCCATTCCGTTAAGCGTGCGCGATGATTTAATCAGTAAGTGGATTCATTACAAAGGTCTCGGATACTGGGTCATCAAAGACCCTGTTTCATTGAAATATACTCGACTTCATCCAGAACAGTTTTATATTCTTAATCTCTTAAACGGCTCACGTTGTCCAGAAGAGATCAGGGATGAAGTACATCGACAGTACCCCACACTGCTGCTTACCATTTCCGAAATTCAACAGTTAATCTCTGACCTGTATCGAAAAGGTCTGCTGACCAGTGGACGACCCGGTCAAGGTGTCACGCTGATCAAACAAAGCCGGGAAGAGCATAAAAAGAAATTAACGACGACATTTAAGAATCTACTCTATCTCAGACTTCCGGGCTGGGACCCGGAAACAACATTACAAAAGCTTTATCCCTATGTTAAATGGATGTGGCAGCCCGGGGCGACGTTTATGTTCGCCTTACTGATAGTTTCTTCCTGGGTATTGATCGGTACGCAATTTGAAGCCTTTCGCAGTCGACTCCCGGAATTTCAACAGTTCTTTGGCTGGCCTAACCTGATCTATATGTGGTTTGTGCTGGGCGCAGCAAAGATTATCCACGAATTTGGGCACGGACTGTCCTGTAAACATTATGGTGGTGAATGCCACGGCATGGGGATCATGTTTCTGGTTTTCAGCCCCTGTCTATACTGCGACGTTTCTGACTCGTGGATGCTGAGAAATAAATGGCAGCGGATTATTATCGGCGGAGCAGGGATGTATATCGAGGTGATCATGTCAGCCATAGCAGTCTGGATCTGGTGGTTTACCAAACCTGGCCTGCTGAACCACCTGGCATTGAACCTGTTCTTTGTTTCAACTGTGACGACGGTGATCTTCAATGCCAACCCGTTGATGCGTTTCGACGGTTACTACATGATGAGCGATTTACTGGAAATTCCCAATCTTAGACAGAAAGCCGATAAACATCTGCGCGATACGTTTGCCTGGTATTGCCTGGGGATTGAGTCTCAGCGCGATCCCTTTATGCCGGAGACGGGTAAATTCTGGTTTATCTTCTACGCGCTTTCTGCAGTGATTTATCGCTGGTTTATTATGTTTGGGATCACTCTGTTCCTGTACACCGTCTTGAAACCTTATGATTTGCAGAGTATCGGAATCACACTTGCTGTGGTATCCATCGCCTCTTTTATTGGTGGAATCGTCTTTAACATTTACAAAATTATTGCTGCTCCGAGGGCCGAACCCATGAATTACTTCAAAGTCTCAGCGACGCTGACCGTCACCGCCGCCGTGATTCTTGGAATTCTTCTGATTCCCGTTCCCATGCATTTTGAAGCTCCCTTCATTATAGAGGGGTATGGCGTAAAGCATGTTTACACTACAGGCAGCGGCCGCCTTGACAAGGTCTATGTCGAACCGGGACAGCATGTTGTTAAAGGTCAGAAACTCGCAAATATTGTGAATATCGAAAAAATGGATGAGTTGCGACAGTTGAGCATCGATCGGGATATTCAAATAGATGAGATTGCAAAATATCGGGCTCTGGATGATCTGGCAGGTCTCAGGGTGTCTGAAGAAAAATGGTCAAATATCCAGGAACGCATTGAAGAGCTCAAAGAGCAACTCAAAAATCTTGAAGTGGTAGCTCCTGTCAGTGGAGTCGTTGTGGCTCCGGCGAGTCAACCTGAACCAAAGCTGTCGGATTCCAAGAAACAGCTTTCCCGCTGGTTTGGAACGCCACTCGATCCCAAAAATGCAAATTGTTATCTGGATGAGCGTACTCACATGTTGAGTATAGCGCCTGAATCTCGTTTTCAGGCAGTACTGTTTATCGATCAGGAATATCGGAACGACTTTAACCAGGATCAGGAAGTTGAATTGAAACTCGAACATCTTCCGGAGAAAACTTACACTTCCAAAATAGAACGAGTTGCACATGGTCATCTGGATTATGTGCCACCAACTCTATCTAACAAAATGGGGGGAGAGTTGCCTACAGTGACGGATAAAGACGGGCGGGAAAAACTGACCAGTACGGCCTATCAGGCTATCGTACCATTAAACGAAGACGTGGTATTTTTCCGTTCGAATATGAGAGGCAAAGCACGATTTCTAGTGAGTGAACTGACAACCGGACAATGGCTTTGGCGCTACTTCCGAAAAACGTTTCATTTTCGACTCTGA
- a CDS encoding efflux RND transporter periplasmic adaptor subunit, with protein MNLTLKNTLIYSMLALGACLIQSDNRLSADEKQGTDASTADPDSSITVNNCRIKLIDRVILGSDRPGVLEFVEPNEGEVVKKGQVIAALKSDALQAAKATAKKKATNDIEIRYAEKAKDTAYVELEINLEINRRLPNAVTKLDIKRLTLNAEKSDLQIEQAELEFEMNKLQLNEIDAQIEETKIIAPFDGIVTKKFRSTGEVVRHGDEVLELVSTKRVKVESYVNIEDTWKFQIGTPVEIQLDIPGIRLPIEEKQYPGKIIFIDVEVEPIHGKSIRVWAEVENQEDDLKAGYMATMKILTHKPDSKVAQKSDVK; from the coding sequence ATGAATCTAACTTTGAAGAATACGTTGATCTACTCGATGCTGGCATTGGGAGCCTGTCTGATTCAGAGCGACAACCGCCTCTCTGCAGATGAAAAGCAAGGGACTGATGCTTCAACCGCCGATCCGGACTCATCAATTACTGTCAATAATTGCCGGATTAAATTGATCGACCGGGTGATCTTGGGAAGCGATCGGCCTGGAGTACTTGAATTCGTTGAACCCAATGAAGGCGAAGTGGTCAAAAAAGGACAGGTGATAGCCGCTTTAAAAAGTGATGCTTTACAGGCAGCAAAAGCAACTGCGAAGAAAAAAGCGACGAATGATATCGAAATTCGTTATGCCGAAAAGGCGAAAGACACTGCTTATGTTGAACTGGAAATCAATCTGGAAATCAACAGGCGATTGCCGAATGCCGTCACAAAACTGGATATCAAACGCCTGACCCTGAACGCAGAGAAGAGTGATCTGCAGATCGAGCAGGCGGAGTTGGAATTCGAAATGAACAAATTACAGCTGAATGAAATCGACGCGCAGATTGAAGAGACTAAAATTATTGCTCCCTTTGATGGTATTGTTACCAAAAAGTTTCGATCGACGGGTGAAGTGGTCCGGCATGGAGATGAAGTGCTGGAACTGGTCAGCACGAAACGAGTCAAAGTGGAATCCTATGTCAATATCGAAGATACCTGGAAGTTTCAGATTGGAACACCGGTAGAGATTCAACTGGACATTCCCGGCATACGTCTTCCGATCGAAGAAAAACAGTATCCTGGCAAAATTATTTTTATAGATGTCGAAGTCGAGCCAATCCACGGGAAATCGATTCGCGTCTGGGCAGAAGTTGAAAATCAGGAAGATGATCTTAAGGCCGGGTACATGGCGACTATGAAAATATTAACTCATAAGCCGGACAGCAAGGTTGCTCAGAAGTCTGACGTAAAATAG
- a CDS encoding efflux RND transporter periplasmic adaptor subunit gives MTSTQSPTPGQTRERVIRIAREIEEFAHSNVAAETFFREFLRRVVAGLGATAGAAWLIDDSGRLAVKSELNLADTGFYEEPEAILKNQRLLSDVLSTAEARIFSADAENDVHLPTDNLIIVAALTIRKKPVGVIEIFQRSNAPKQAHPGYLQFVEQMSGYASHYLAEREKASQTDASLEVWEEVDQFVQQIHRSLDLSEVGATVVNDGRQLLNADRVSLAMQYGKKTVIEAINGQDKVNKRANTVRLLSKLANKALAMRETFLYSGSNEAIPPQIEEPLADYLQESGARMILILPLFEPDQIIKSDEEALGRMKDAPKKLIGGLIVEQITDSQPRPHLESRSELLAGHIASGIANSRNYESIFLMPLWRFVGRCFAALRGKTLVKTLVIIALIVAAGVALALVPYDYRVSCDGRLMPTVQREVFTNWEGEVIKIHIESGQLVKKGDLLIEIRNEDLKAQLLETENKLNELQLMRLTLNAQLQGGNNNKRPVDEITKLRGQKIETETQITGILKQIEILKDRLDKLNVKAPIDGVVTTFQIEQLLINRPVQRGELLLEIMDPNGPWQLELDVEEKRMGHILRATERKGDIGLPVEFILATSNELSYEGEVFEISTRANHSEESGSIVETYATFDKEKLPLLRIGAEVSAKIDCGERSLFYVLFGDVVETCRRYFWF, from the coding sequence ATGACAAGCACTCAATCACCGACGCCGGGACAGACCCGTGAACGTGTCATTCGTATCGCACGGGAGATCGAAGAGTTCGCTCACTCTAATGTGGCCGCAGAGACCTTTTTTCGAGAATTTCTCCGACGTGTAGTTGCAGGACTGGGAGCAACTGCTGGAGCTGCCTGGCTCATTGACGACAGTGGTCGACTGGCAGTGAAAAGTGAATTGAATCTGGCTGATACCGGATTCTATGAAGAGCCAGAAGCCATCCTCAAAAACCAGCGGCTGTTATCTGATGTCTTATCAACTGCGGAAGCGCGGATCTTTTCTGCCGATGCGGAAAATGACGTCCATTTGCCGACGGACAATCTGATTATTGTCGCAGCACTCACTATTCGAAAAAAACCAGTTGGCGTCATTGAAATCTTTCAGCGATCCAACGCCCCCAAGCAGGCTCACCCCGGCTATCTGCAGTTTGTTGAGCAAATGTCAGGCTACGCCTCTCATTATCTGGCCGAACGAGAGAAAGCCAGTCAGACAGACGCTTCTCTGGAAGTGTGGGAGGAAGTGGACCAGTTTGTGCAACAGATTCATCGCAGCCTGGACCTGTCAGAAGTTGGCGCGACCGTTGTCAACGACGGTCGTCAATTACTGAATGCAGATCGTGTCAGTCTGGCGATGCAATACGGAAAGAAAACGGTCATTGAAGCCATCAATGGTCAGGATAAAGTCAACAAACGGGCCAACACTGTCCGCCTGCTTTCTAAATTGGCAAACAAAGCTCTGGCCATGAGAGAGACGTTCCTGTATTCCGGATCGAATGAAGCGATTCCTCCTCAGATAGAAGAGCCTCTGGCTGACTACCTGCAGGAAAGTGGAGCGCGAATGATCCTGATTTTACCTCTCTTCGAACCAGACCAGATCATTAAATCAGACGAAGAAGCACTGGGACGCATGAAAGATGCTCCGAAAAAACTGATTGGTGGCCTGATCGTGGAACAGATTACCGACAGCCAGCCCCGCCCCCACCTGGAAAGCCGGTCTGAGCTTCTGGCTGGTCACATCGCCAGTGGAATTGCTAACTCTCGCAATTACGAAAGCATCTTCCTGATGCCTCTCTGGAGGTTTGTCGGTCGTTGCTTCGCTGCATTGCGAGGTAAAACCCTGGTAAAAACACTGGTTATTATTGCCCTAATCGTTGCTGCGGGTGTCGCACTGGCTCTGGTCCCTTACGATTATCGAGTGAGTTGTGACGGACGATTGATGCCTACAGTCCAGCGTGAAGTCTTTACCAACTGGGAAGGCGAAGTCATCAAGATCCACATTGAAAGTGGTCAACTCGTGAAAAAGGGAGATCTCCTGATCGAAATTCGTAATGAAGATCTCAAAGCGCAGTTACTGGAAACAGAGAATAAGCTAAATGAACTTCAGCTGATGCGTTTAACATTAAATGCACAGCTGCAGGGTGGAAATAATAACAAACGTCCCGTCGATGAAATCACGAAACTGCGTGGCCAGAAAATCGAGACAGAGACTCAAATTACAGGAATACTGAAACAGATTGAGATTCTGAAAGACAGGCTTGATAAACTGAATGTCAAAGCACCAATCGATGGCGTAGTAACCACATTCCAGATCGAACAACTCTTGATCAATCGCCCGGTACAACGAGGGGAACTTCTGCTGGAAATCATGGATCCGAATGGCCCCTGGCAGCTGGAACTGGACGTGGAGGAAAAGCGTATGGGGCATATCCTGCGTGCCACCGAAAGAAAGGGAGACATTGGGCTGCCAGTTGAATTCATCCTGGCAACATCGAATGAACTGTCTTACGAAGGTGAAGTCTTTGAAATTTCCACCCGCGCCAATCATTCCGAAGAGAGTGGCAGCATTGTGGAAACCTATGCCACATTTGACAAGGAAAAACTGCCTCTGCTCCGTATCGGCGCTGAAGTCAGTGCCAAAATTGATTGTGGCGAACGCAGTCTGTTCTACGTGCTGTTTGGAGACGTGGTCGAAACCTGTCGTCGGTACTTCTGGTTTTAA